Proteins encoded within one genomic window of Macrotis lagotis isolate mMagLag1 chromosome 3, bilby.v1.9.chrom.fasta, whole genome shotgun sequence:
- the LOC141519641 gene encoding olfactory receptor 4P4-like → MENHNNVTEFILRGLLMKKEMKAICFVLFTIFYLAIFLGNFIIFITITYSHLMQQPMYYFLLHLSFSDLCFTSSTVPRMISDLISSRKTISYNCCMTQLFFFHLLGGVEIFILASMAFDRYVAICKPLHYMTIVNRQRCNMLILTAWVVGSWHSVGQLFMILRLPFCGPNEIDHYMCESKPLLKLVCTDTHVASILVIANTGMFSLLTFLVLVASYIIILYHLRKHSSESRRKALSTSASHVMVVLFFFVPCITTYLPPSDTVNDKEFAVFYTVIAPMLNPLIYTLRNTEMKNAMRKVWCTNLKFLLK, encoded by the coding sequence ATGGAAAACCATAACAATGTCACTGAATTTATTCTCCGGGGACTTttgatgaagaaagaaatgaaggccATTTGTTTTGTCCTTTTCACAATCTTTTATTTAGCAATCTTCCTGGGGAACTTCATTATCTTCATCACCATCACATACAGCCATCTGATGCAGCAACCCATGTATtactttcttttacatttgtCCTTCTCTGATCTATGCTTCACTTCATCTACGGTTCCCAGGATGATTAGTGACCTAATTTCCTCTAGGAAGACAATCTCTTACAATTGCTGTATGACTcaactcttcttttttcatttattgggAGGTGTGGAGATTTTCATCTTGGCCTCCATGGCTTTTGATCGCTATGTTGCCATCTGTAAACCCTTACACTATATGACAATTGTCAACAGACAGAGATGCAACATGCTGATCCTGACTGCCTGGGTGGTGGGATCTTGGCACTCTGTTGGTCAGCTTTTCATGATCCTCAGGTTACCTTTCTGTGGACCTAATGAAATAGATCACTATATGTGTGAGTCAAAACCCCTCTTAAAGCTTGTCTGTACAGATACACATGTTGCTAGTATTTTAGTCATTGCTAACACTGGAATGTTTTCTTTGCTAACCTTTCTGGTCTTAGTGGCATCTTACATCATCATATTATATCATCTTAGGAAGCATTCATCTGAAAGTCGGCGTAAAGCCCTCTCCACTTCTGCTTCCCATGTCATggttgttcttttcttctttgttccttgTATCACCACCTATCTCCCTCCTTCTGATACTGTGAATGACAAAGAGTTTGCAGTGTTTTACACTGTGATTGCACCTATGTTGAACCCTCTCATCTACACACTGAGAAATACAGAAATGAAGAATGCCATGAGGAAGGTGTGGTGTACAAACCTgaaattcttattaaaataa